From the genome of Deinococcus sp. JMULE3, one region includes:
- a CDS encoding DUF1622 domain-containing protein, with translation MLELVKGWTEIVATGVEVAAALIIALAALLALIRALVAFVRPSAQPDAQKESLRLELGRWLAVALEFTLAADILRTAIAPSWDDIGKLAAIAALRTLLNFFLQREIDGHRARGAEAAALEDRVSSGTVGR, from the coding sequence ATGCTGGAGCTGGTGAAGGGCTGGACGGAGATCGTGGCGACCGGGGTGGAGGTCGCGGCGGCCCTGATCATCGCGCTGGCAGCGCTGCTGGCGCTGATCCGGGCGCTGGTGGCGTTCGTGAGGCCCTCGGCGCAGCCGGACGCGCAGAAGGAGTCGCTGCGGCTGGAGTTGGGCCGCTGGCTGGCCGTGGCGCTGGAGTTCACGCTCGCGGCGGACATCCTACGCACGGCGATCGCGCCGTCGTGGGACGACATCGGGAAGCTGGCGGCGATCGCGGCGCTGCGGACGCTGCTGAACTTCTTCCTTCAGCGCGAGATCGACGGGCACCGGGCGCGGGGGGCCGAGGCGGCCGCGCTGGAGGACCGGGTCAGCTCAGGAACAGTCGGGCGCTGA
- a CDS encoding Cof-type HAD-IIB family hydrolase, with the protein MLGLICVDVDGTLVGTGNLVRDDVWAALADARARGVRIALCSGRPAIGNARAYAERLDPDGWHVFQNGASIVNVGNGNSLSEAIPEDGLYMLIDRAAQTDRLLEVYTDLEFAITKPGDLAERHAALLGVPYDARTPGSLDGTVVRAQWVVPRAEEGTVVAEAHPGMDLHPAGSPVMPDAMFISVTRAGVSKGTAVQRVAAQYGLTMDRVMMVGDGENDVTALRVVGHPVAMGNADAPAVAASRYRVAHVDEGGLREAVELALTL; encoded by the coding sequence ATGCTTGGACTGATCTGTGTGGATGTGGACGGCACCCTGGTGGGCACCGGGAACCTCGTGCGGGACGACGTGTGGGCCGCGCTGGCCGACGCCCGCGCGCGCGGCGTGCGGATCGCGCTGTGCAGCGGTCGCCCCGCCATCGGCAACGCCCGCGCGTATGCCGAGCGGCTCGACCCGGACGGCTGGCACGTCTTCCAGAACGGCGCGAGCATCGTGAACGTCGGCAATGGGAACAGCCTGTCCGAGGCGATTCCCGAGGACGGCCTGTACATGCTGATCGACCGCGCCGCGCAGACAGACCGCCTGCTGGAGGTCTACACCGACCTGGAGTTCGCCATCACGAAACCCGGCGACCTGGCCGAGCGGCACGCGGCACTGCTGGGCGTCCCGTACGACGCGCGCACGCCCGGCAGTCTGGACGGCACGGTCGTCCGCGCGCAGTGGGTCGTGCCCCGCGCCGAGGAAGGCACCGTCGTCGCCGAAGCCCACCCCGGCATGGACCTGCACCCGGCGGGCAGCCCGGTCATGCCGGACGCGATGTTCATCAGCGTCACGCGCGCCGGGGTCAGCAAGGGCACCGCAGTGCAGCGCGTGGCGGCGCAGTACGGCCTGACCATGGACCGCGTGATGATGGTCGGGGACGGCGAGAACGACGTCACCGCCCTGCGTGTCGTGGGGCACCCGGTCGCCATGGGGAACGCCGACGCACCCGCCGTCGCCGCCAGCCGCTACCGCGTCGCGCACGTGGACGAGGGCGGCCTGCGGGAAGCGGTCGAGCTGGCCCTGACCCTCTGA
- a CDS encoding PhzF family phenazine biosynthesis isomerase: MIAYSEVSAFTETPGHGNRAGVVLDAAHLSRQDMQALAEMLGAPETVFITRREGTIARVRYFTPTQEVDFCGHATIALGFTLAQAGQWPDGQDLHLDTLVGRVPLRLHTEAGVPRRVWMRQPSPTYRDVPATLRANLAEALGIDHRMIHRGLPLAAASTGLWSVFVPLLDAVILDGLEPDLTRIHALSDALGVGSIYAYAPMGVNRFAARDFAPALGIPEDPVTGSAGGALMALLASQGRLPVRGERACGLVYQGHALGTPGEVEVELELDGQRVTKVHVGGCATVEREGVWSPPTPATR, translated from the coding sequence ATGATCGCCTACAGCGAGGTCAGTGCCTTCACCGAGACGCCCGGACACGGCAACCGGGCGGGCGTGGTGCTGGACGCCGCGCATCTCTCCCGGCAGGACATGCAGGCGCTCGCCGAGATGCTGGGCGCCCCCGAGACCGTGTTCATCACCCGCCGCGAGGGCACCATCGCGCGCGTCCGGTACTTCACGCCCACCCAGGAGGTCGACTTCTGCGGGCACGCCACCATCGCCCTGGGCTTCACGCTGGCGCAGGCCGGGCAGTGGCCCGACGGGCAGGACCTCCACCTCGACACGCTGGTCGGGCGCGTCCCGCTGCGCCTGCACACCGAGGCCGGCGTGCCGCGCCGCGTGTGGATGCGGCAGCCCTCCCCCACCTACCGCGACGTGCCCGCCACGCTGCGCGCCAACCTCGCCGAGGCGCTGGGCATCGACCACCGCATGATCCACCGCGGGCTGCCGCTGGCCGCCGCCAGCACCGGCCTCTGGAGCGTGTTCGTGCCGCTGCTGGACGCCGTGATCCTCGACGGACTGGAACCGGACCTGACGCGCATCCACGCCCTGAGCGACGCGCTGGGCGTGGGCAGCATCTACGCGTACGCACCGATGGGTGTGAACCGCTTCGCCGCGCGGGACTTCGCGCCTGCCCTGGGCATCCCGGAGGACCCCGTGACGGGCAGCGCGGGCGGCGCCCTGATGGCGCTGCTGGCCAGTCAGGGTCGCCTGCCAGTACGCGGTGAACGCGCGTGCGGCCTCGTGTACCAGGGGCACGCGCTGGGTACTCCCGGCGAGGTCGAGGTCGAACTGGAACTCGACGGACAACGCGTCACGAAGGTGCATGTGGGCGGCTGCGCCACCGTGGAACGCGAGGGTGTCTGGTCGCCCCCCACGCCCGCCACCCGCTAA
- a CDS encoding fatty acid--CoA ligase family protein, producing the protein MRQAWAAVRATGALGERPARAVLSLLRCLGREGPTLAGVVAWQAWRSPERLALSDGTKDLTYGELHARVQQRAQAWRGAHPPGTLVGLEGGGGQVAFVVDLLAGLRLGWRVVPLAPGQEGMGLVSPPPPSSPRVAGRGGWLPPRAGRPVLMTSGSSGAPRLVRSAVRPVAALRVAGALLDALRPHRDAPVVLPLPLWHGHGLATLALALGVGAPLHLRAGASPEAIWATLDAVGAEVVAVVPTVLHRLLAVPGNAHRLRVVLSGSAPLSPELAAATRARLGDVLFNAFGSTELGVLTLATPADQSAAPGSVGRPLPGVTVRVAPDGRVLARGLLRRGWHPTGDLGVLDASGRLTLRGRADDLMVIGGENVWPAQLEAALLAVPGVVACAVLPVPCAEYGQRPVAFVEGDVAEATLHAFALARWPRRLRPVRWVLGPLPRTPLGKVARGELRARL; encoded by the coding sequence GTGAGGCAGGCCTGGGCGGCGGTCCGGGCGACGGGTGCGCTGGGCGAGCGACCCGCGCGGGCGGTGCTGTCCCTGCTGCGCTGCCTGGGACGCGAGGGCCCGACGCTGGCGGGCGTGGTGGCGTGGCAGGCGTGGCGCTCCCCGGAGCGGTTGGCCCTGTCGGACGGGACGAAAGACCTGACCTACGGCGAGTTGCACGCGCGGGTGCAGCAGCGGGCGCAGGCGTGGCGGGGCGCGCACCCGCCGGGCACGCTCGTCGGCCTGGAGGGTGGCGGCGGGCAGGTGGCGTTCGTGGTGGACCTGCTGGCTGGCCTGCGGCTGGGCTGGCGGGTCGTGCCCCTCGCGCCGGGTCAGGAAGGGATGGGGCTGGTGTCTCCCCCACCACCCTCTTCCCCACGGGTGGCCGGACGGGGAGGCTGGCTGCCGCCGCGTGCGGGACGCCCGGTGCTCATGACCTCCGGGAGTTCCGGGGCGCCCCGACTGGTCCGGTCTGCCGTGCGGCCCGTGGCAGCGCTGCGGGTCGCGGGGGCACTGCTGGACGCGCTGCGGCCGCACCGGGACGCTCCGGTCGTGTTGCCGCTGCCGCTGTGGCACGGGCATGGACTGGCGACCCTGGCTCTGGCGCTGGGGGTGGGGGCGCCGCTGCACCTGCGGGCCGGGGCCTCACCGGAGGCGATCTGGGCCACGCTGGACGCCGTGGGGGCCGAGGTGGTGGCGGTCGTTCCCACGGTCCTGCACCGGCTGCTGGCCGTGCCGGGGAACGCGCACCGGCTGCGGGTGGTACTGAGCGGGTCGGCGCCGCTGTCACCGGAACTGGCGGCTGCGACCCGCGCGCGGCTGGGTGACGTGCTGTTCAATGCGTTCGGCAGCACGGAACTGGGCGTACTGACCCTGGCGACCCCGGCTGACCAGAGCGCCGCGCCGGGGTCGGTGGGTCGGCCCCTGCCGGGCGTGACCGTGCGGGTCGCGCCGGACGGACGGGTGCTGGCGCGTGGGCTGCTGCGCCGGGGCTGGCACCCGACCGGTGACCTGGGCGTCCTGGACGCCTCGGGGCGGCTGACCCTGCGGGGCCGCGCGGACGACCTGATGGTGATCGGCGGGGAGAACGTCTGGCCCGCTCAGCTGGAAGCGGCGCTGCTGGCCGTGCCGGGGGTGGTGGCGTGCGCGGTCCTGCCGGTCCCGTGCGCAGAGTACGGGCAGCGGCCTGTGGCGTTCGTGGAGGGTGACGTGGCCGAGGCGACGCTGCACGCCTTCGCGCTGGCGCGGTGGCCGCGTCGCCTGAGGCCCGTGCGGTGGGTGCTGGGTCCGCTGCCGAGGACGCCGCTGGGGAAGGTGGCGCGCGGTGAACTCCGTGCCCGCCTGTGA
- a CDS encoding SDR family NAD(P)-dependent oxidoreductase, with product MRRALLSPPACRDLSALRGAVGGRAVLVTGASSGVGEATALRLGAAGATVLLLARREERLREVAARVEATGGRAVVIPADLSDPASVDAAAEVVRSVAPVLAGVVSNAGRSVRRRALDGAPRADLERLLAVNVTGPARLLLALRPALEARSVVVNVSSVAARHVGAPRWGAYQGSKAAFDLWFQAAVAEWPGVRGASVYLPLVRTPMIAPTRAYRFLPALSAAEAAEVVTLPFVRRVVRVAPWWLPGMEVAGIVCPGLLTRGLAWAERVEARLERRR from the coding sequence GTGCGCCGCGCCCTGCTGTCCCCGCCTGCCTGCCGTGACCTGAGTGCCCTGCGTGGGGCAGTGGGGGGCCGGGCGGTGCTGGTGACCGGTGCGTCGTCCGGGGTGGGCGAGGCGACGGCGCTGCGGCTGGGCGCGGCCGGGGCGACCGTGCTGCTGCTGGCGCGGCGCGAGGAGCGGCTGCGCGAGGTGGCCGCGCGGGTCGAGGCGACGGGGGGTCGGGCGGTGGTGATCCCGGCGGACCTGAGCGACCCGGCGTCGGTGGACGCGGCGGCGGAGGTGGTGCGGTCGGTCGCGCCGGTCCTGGCGGGCGTGGTGAGCAACGCGGGACGGTCGGTGCGGCGGCGGGCGCTGGACGGCGCGCCGAGGGCGGATCTGGAGCGGCTGCTGGCGGTCAACGTGACGGGTCCGGCGCGGCTGCTGCTGGCGCTGCGCCCGGCGCTGGAGGCGCGGAGTGTGGTGGTGAATGTGTCGAGCGTGGCGGCGCGGCACGTGGGCGCGCCGCGCTGGGGGGCGTACCAGGGCAGCAAGGCGGCGTTCGACCTGTGGTTTCAGGCGGCGGTCGCGGAGTGGCCGGGGGTGCGGGGCGCGTCGGTGTACCTGCCGCTGGTACGCACGCCGATGATCGCCCCGACCCGCGCCTACCGCTTCCTGCCCGCGCTGAGTGCCGCCGAGGCGGCCGAGGTGGTCACGCTGCCGTTCGTGCGGCGGGTGGTGCGGGTCGCGCCGTGGTGGCTGCCGGGCATGGAGGTCGCGGGCATCGTATGCCCGGGCCTCCTGACGCGCGGACTGGCGTGGGCCGAGCGGGTCGAGGCCCGCCTGGAGCGGCGTCGGTGA
- a CDS encoding prephenate dehydratase, whose amino-acid sequence MSDPAPATAAVPALTSGVVAFQGNPGSYGEIAALNAMAGYAETRGYPTFHEVARAVETGEAEYGVLPVENSLMGAIHQSIDLLSETDLHVVGEVVVRVSHCLMALPGVEISDIRRVASQQPALDQCTDLIRQHGWQPVAAHDTAGSAKNLAQSGERDLAAIASERAAQLYGLNILQRNIEDEPFNYTRFMILARHEPAPSDAPHKTSLVFAVRHTPGFLVETLNELRGLNLSRIESRPRRDRAWSYLMYVDIEGDARDPKVAQALAGVLRKASYAKIIGSYPSAQGTVN is encoded by the coding sequence ATGAGTGATCCTGCCCCCGCGACCGCTGCCGTGCCCGCCCTCACCTCCGGCGTGGTGGCGTTTCAGGGGAATCCCGGCTCGTACGGGGAGATCGCGGCGCTGAACGCCATGGCCGGGTACGCCGAGACGCGCGGGTACCCGACCTTCCACGAGGTCGCCCGAGCCGTCGAGACCGGCGAGGCCGAGTACGGGGTGCTGCCGGTCGAGAACAGCCTGATGGGCGCGATCCACCAGAGCATCGACCTCCTGAGCGAGACGGACCTGCATGTGGTCGGCGAGGTCGTCGTGCGGGTCTCGCACTGCCTGATGGCGCTGCCCGGCGTGGAGATCAGCGACATCCGCCGGGTCGCCAGCCAGCAACCTGCGCTGGACCAGTGTACGGACCTGATCCGCCAGCACGGCTGGCAGCCGGTCGCCGCGCACGACACGGCTGGCAGCGCGAAGAACCTCGCGCAGAGCGGCGAACGGGACCTCGCCGCCATCGCCAGCGAACGCGCCGCGCAGCTGTACGGCCTGAACATCCTCCAGCGGAACATCGAGGACGAACCGTTCAACTACACCCGCTTCATGATCCTCGCCCGGCACGAGCCCGCCCCGTCGGACGCACCGCACAAGACCAGCCTCGTGTTCGCCGTGCGCCACACGCCGGGGTTCCTCGTCGAGACGCTGAACGAACTGCGCGGCCTGAACCTGTCGCGCATCGAGAGCCGCCCCCGCCGCGACCGCGCCTGGAGTTACCTGATGTACGTGGACATCGAGGGCGACGCCCGCGACCCGAAGGTCGCCCAGGCGCTCGCCGGGGTGCTGCGCAAGGCCAGTTACGCGAAGATCATCGGCTCGTACCCGAGTGCACAGGGCACCGTGAACTGA
- a CDS encoding amidase family protein: MTLQPDPILDLDAVALAAATRRGDLTCSEVTRTYLSRVTALNSRLHAVITVNPEAQADADRLDAVSAERRGPLHGVPMLIKDNIDVAGLPTTAGSALLAGHVPEADAPLVTRLRNAGAVILGKANMTEWANFMTLAMPNGYSSAGGQTVNPWGDGLDTGGSSSGSGVAVAARLCAAAIGTETSGSIVSPAHQNGVIGVKPTLGLVPRTGIVPISHSQDTAGPITRSVRDAALILSVIGGPDDRDDITRRLPVPDLTVWPDVLRGAHLGVIRDENGVTPAESAALDHLTGTLLDAGATLHDVAFPSRADLNAHGWSLEVLEHEFKGDLNAYLRGVTHGPRSLQAVIDANDTDPERLLRYGQTLLHAAQGTRGDATEPAYLQARERDLRLTRTRGFDPLFAQGLDLIIFPGIHGYGLAAKAGYPSLALPVTPAGAATPCGALLVAPAGGEGRLLSLAAELNRLLGGVRFPEQ, encoded by the coding sequence GTGACCCTGCAACCCGACCCGATCCTGGACCTCGACGCCGTGGCCCTGGCCGCCGCCACCCGCCGCGGCGACCTGACGTGCAGCGAGGTGACCCGCACGTACCTAAGTCGCGTGACCGCCCTGAATAGCCGCCTGCACGCCGTGATCACCGTGAACCCCGAGGCCCAGGCCGACGCGGACCGACTGGACGCCGTCAGCGCCGAGCGGCGCGGCCCGCTGCACGGCGTGCCCATGCTCATCAAGGACAACATCGACGTGGCGGGCCTGCCCACCACCGCCGGAAGTGCCCTGCTTGCGGGTCACGTTCCCGAAGCGGACGCCCCACTGGTCACGCGGCTGCGCAACGCCGGGGCCGTGATCCTGGGCAAGGCGAATATGACCGAATGGGCGAACTTCATGACACTCGCCATGCCCAACGGCTACTCCAGCGCGGGCGGTCAGACCGTGAACCCCTGGGGGGACGGCCTGGACACCGGCGGCAGCAGCAGCGGCAGCGGCGTGGCGGTCGCCGCGCGCCTGTGCGCCGCCGCGATCGGCACGGAAACCAGCGGCAGCATCGTCAGCCCGGCGCACCAGAACGGCGTGATCGGCGTGAAACCCACCCTGGGCCTCGTCCCCCGCACCGGGATCGTGCCCATCAGCCACAGTCAGGACACCGCCGGGCCCATCACCCGCAGCGTCCGCGACGCCGCGCTGATCCTGAGCGTCATCGGCGGGCCGGACGACCGGGACGACATCACCCGCCGCCTCCCCGTCCCGGACCTGACCGTCTGGCCGGACGTGCTGCGCGGCGCGCACCTGGGCGTCATCCGCGACGAGAACGGCGTCACGCCCGCCGAGTCCGCCGCCCTGGACCACCTGACCGGCACCCTGCTGGACGCCGGGGCGACCCTGCACGACGTCGCGTTCCCCAGCCGCGCCGACCTGAACGCCCACGGCTGGAGCCTCGAAGTCCTGGAGCACGAGTTCAAGGGCGACCTGAACGCCTACCTGCGCGGCGTCACGCACGGCCCCCGCAGCCTCCAGGCCGTGATCGACGCGAACGACACCGACCCGGAACGCCTGCTGCGCTACGGGCAGACCCTGCTGCACGCTGCGCAGGGCACCCGCGGGGACGCGACCGAACCCGCCTACCTCCAGGCCCGCGAGCGCGACCTGCGCCTGACCCGCACCCGCGGCTTCGACCCGCTGTTCGCGCAGGGCCTCGACCTGATCATCTTCCCCGGCATCCACGGCTACGGACTGGCCGCGAAGGCCGGGTACCCCAGCCTCGCCCTGCCCGTCACGCCCGCCGGTGCCGCGACCCCGTGCGGCGCCCTGCTCGTCGCTCCTGCCGGGGGCGAGGGCCGCCTGCTCTCGCTGGCCGCCGAACTCAACCGCCTGCTCGGCGGTGTGCGCTTCCCCGAGCAGTAA
- a CDS encoding septum site-determining protein MinC: protein MKLRGTLGGLNLLIEPGDTGSSVQDALSVRADLLASAVTIELQGDADPEAVEAALRAIRAAGGTPGRVRAPRVSVPAPAPTPTVPEAPALLPARTEIVTHTLRAGYHREFPGSVIVLGDVNPGAEILAGGDVIVVGALRGVAHAGLGGHADAIVWARPIASTQIRIGDAVARAPEGSSLSNMRHREGQPVAEIARLQGGVIHIDVQK, encoded by the coding sequence ATGAAGTTGCGCGGCACCCTGGGCGGCCTGAACCTCCTGATCGAACCCGGCGACACCGGCAGCAGCGTGCAGGACGCCCTGAGCGTCCGCGCGGACCTGCTGGCAAGCGCCGTGACCATCGAGTTGCAGGGCGACGCCGACCCGGAGGCGGTCGAGGCGGCGCTGCGCGCCATCCGCGCCGCGGGGGGCACGCCGGGGCGGGTGCGGGCGCCGCGCGTGAGCGTCCCGGCACCCGCGCCCACCCCCACGGTTCCCGAGGCACCCGCGCTCCTCCCGGCGCGCACGGAGATCGTCACGCACACCCTGCGCGCCGGGTACCACCGCGAGTTCCCCGGCAGCGTGATCGTGCTGGGGGACGTGAACCCCGGCGCGGAGATCCTGGCGGGCGGGGACGTGATCGTGGTGGGCGCGCTGCGCGGCGTGGCGCACGCGGGGCTGGGCGGGCACGCGGACGCGATCGTGTGGGCGCGGCCCATCGCGAGCACGCAGATCCGCATCGGGGACGCGGTGGCGCGCGCGCCGGAGGGCAGCAGTCTGAGCAACATGCGCCACCGCGAGGGGCAGCCCGTGGCGGAAATCGCGCGGCTGCAGGGCGGCGTGATTCACATCGACGTGCAGAAATAG
- a CDS encoding S1 RNA-binding domain-containing protein, protein MVQLDSGAVVEGRVTRVTDFGAFIQFENGETGLVHISQIAHSFVRNIHDHVREGENVEVKVLGRDERGRLDLSIKELLEEPEEVPRPRAIGRQSPQFEAKLRSFMRDAKERTHGGGGGGGGGAAKKPAGGKRKR, encoded by the coding sequence TTGGTGCAGCTTGATTCCGGCGCGGTCGTGGAGGGCCGCGTGACGCGCGTGACCGACTTCGGCGCGTTCATCCAGTTCGAGAACGGCGAGACGGGCCTCGTGCACATCTCGCAGATCGCGCACTCCTTCGTGCGGAACATTCATGACCACGTCCGCGAGGGCGAGAACGTGGAAGTGAAGGTTCTGGGCCGGGACGAACGCGGTCGCCTCGACCTCTCCATCAAGGAACTCCTCGAGGAACCCGAGGAAGTCCCCCGCCCCCGCGCGATTGGCCGTCAGAGCCCGCAGTTCGAGGCAAAACTCCGCTCGTTCATGCGCGACGCCAAGGAACGCACCCACGGTGGTGGGGGCGGCGGTGGCGGCGGCGCCGCGAAGAAACCCGCTGGCGGCAAGCGTAAGCGCTGA
- a CDS encoding PIG-L deacetylase family protein, translating to MSTPTLLAVFAHPDDEAFSVGGTLTHYARQGVRVVLACATRGEAGKITVPGMTVDDLGAQREQELRDACEALEIGPPVFLDYHDSGRYERTRHDDPKAMMNVNPLDVEVKLRALIEDVQPQVIVTFDPHGGYGHIDHLQMHRATVAAFFSTGHLPYGGPQRLYYTALTTEAAQGLARMGQDLDPLVYGVDPNTLAVQMDVSAYAANKKAALMAHGTQMGEQSILGRMTPEEREAMERRMLGSEGFSIGGTRTALTNYPLSGLFDGLGFDGLN from the coding sequence ATGAGCACCCCGACCCTCCTGGCCGTCTTTGCCCACCCTGACGATGAAGCGTTCAGCGTGGGCGGCACCCTCACCCACTACGCCCGGCAGGGCGTGAGGGTCGTCCTGGCGTGCGCCACGCGCGGCGAGGCCGGGAAGATCACGGTGCCCGGCATGACCGTGGACGACCTGGGTGCGCAGCGTGAGCAGGAACTGCGCGATGCATGCGAGGCGCTGGAAATCGGTCCCCCCGTGTTCCTGGACTACCACGACTCGGGCCGCTACGAGCGCACCCGCCACGACGACCCGAAGGCCATGATGAACGTCAACCCGCTGGACGTCGAGGTGAAGTTGCGCGCGCTGATCGAGGACGTGCAGCCGCAGGTGATCGTCACCTTCGACCCGCACGGCGGGTACGGGCACATCGACCACCTCCAGATGCACCGCGCGACCGTCGCGGCGTTCTTCAGCACCGGTCACCTCCCGTACGGCGGGCCGCAGCGGCTGTACTACACAGCGCTGACCACCGAGGCCGCGCAGGGACTGGCGCGCATGGGGCAGGACCTGGACCCGCTCGTGTACGGCGTGGACCCGAACACGCTGGCCGTGCAGATGGACGTGAGCGCCTACGCGGCGAACAAGAAGGCGGCGCTGATGGCACACGGCACGCAGATGGGCGAGCAGAGCATTCTGGGCCGTATGACGCCCGAGGAGCGCGAGGCCATGGAGCGCCGCATGTTGGGCAGCGAGGGCTTCAGCATCGGCGGGACCCGCACCGCCCTGACGAACTACCCGCTGAGTGGCCTGTTCGACGGGCTGGGTTTCGACGGGCTGAACTGA
- a CDS encoding ParA family protein has protein sequence MARVAAITSEKGGVGKSTLAVHLAGAAHAQGHSVLLVDEDGRVGSSLRWAGRAGALPFPVVAADDVKPKKLAAFDLVLIDTEGRPRRKDLRQLAERADLILVPSGVSPLEVDATRELLDFLTEEGAARQSRVILTRVPPVGHAAEDLREDLREGGVTVCNTLVRSYLAYQRAAELGVLARDVRDPRASAAWADIETLSRELW, from the coding sequence ATGGCACGCGTGGCGGCGATCACTTCGGAGAAGGGCGGCGTGGGCAAGAGCACCCTGGCCGTGCACCTGGCGGGCGCGGCGCACGCGCAGGGCCACAGCGTCCTGCTGGTGGACGAGGACGGCCGGGTGGGCAGCAGCCTCCGCTGGGCGGGGCGGGCCGGGGCGCTGCCGTTCCCGGTCGTCGCGGCGGACGACGTGAAACCGAAGAAACTCGCGGCGTTCGACCTCGTCCTGATCGACACCGAGGGCCGCCCGCGCCGCAAGGACCTGCGGCAGCTGGCCGAGCGGGCCGACCTGATCCTGGTGCCCAGCGGCGTGAGTCCGCTGGAGGTGGACGCCACGCGTGAACTGCTGGACTTCCTGACGGAGGAAGGTGCGGCGCGGCAGTCCCGCGTGATCCTGACACGGGTGCCGCCCGTCGGTCACGCGGCCGAGGACCTGCGCGAGGACCTGCGCGAGGGGGGCGTGACGGTGTGCAACACGCTGGTGCGGTCGTACCTGGCGTACCAGCGCGCGGCGGAACTGGGCGTCCTGGCGCGGGACGTGCGCGACCCGCGCGCCTCGGCCGCCTGGGCTGACATCGAGACCCTGTCGCGCGAGTTGTGGTGA
- the trpB gene encoding tryptophan synthase subunit beta — MSLQLPTYPQPDERGRFGRFGGRYVPETLIPALDELQAAYTEARNDPAFLNELDRLLKDFVGRPSGLYLAQRLTEHAGGAKIYLKREDQNYTGAHKINNCLAQALLAKRMGKQRVIAETGAGQHGVASATAAALLGLECIVYMGAEDIRRQALNVFRMKLLGAEVREVTSGTSTLKDATNEAIRDWVTNVRDTFYILGSVVGPHPYPAMVRDFQSIIGEEVKVQHQALEGRAVPDAIVACVGGGSNAIGIFAPFAYLPEDQRPLLIGTEAAGEGVESGRHAASVAGGRVGVLHGAMMYLLNDDEGQIVPPHSISAGLDYPGIGPEHCLYSETGVAQYLPVTDAQALDALQLLTRLEGIIPALETAHAIHAAVNLARTMRPDQTVVVNLSGRGDKDVAEVMRLLDLGREQDAAPAPRTPEVHA; from the coding sequence ATGTCCCTCCAACTCCCCACCTACCCCCAGCCGGACGAACGGGGCCGCTTCGGCCGCTTCGGCGGACGGTACGTGCCCGAAACACTCATCCCCGCCCTGGACGAACTCCAGGCCGCCTACACGGAAGCCCGGAACGACCCCGCCTTCCTGAACGAACTCGACCGTCTCCTGAAGGACTTCGTGGGTCGCCCCAGCGGCCTTTACCTCGCCCAGCGCCTCACCGAACACGCGGGCGGCGCGAAGATCTACCTCAAGCGCGAGGACCAGAACTACACTGGCGCGCACAAGATCAACAACTGCCTCGCGCAGGCCCTGCTCGCCAAGCGCATGGGCAAGCAGCGCGTCATCGCCGAGACCGGCGCTGGGCAGCACGGCGTCGCCAGCGCCACCGCCGCCGCCCTGCTGGGCCTCGAGTGCATCGTGTACATGGGCGCCGAGGACATCCGCCGTCAGGCGCTGAACGTGTTCCGCATGAAACTCCTGGGCGCCGAGGTCCGCGAGGTCACCTCCGGCACGAGCACCCTGAAGGACGCCACGAACGAGGCCATCCGCGACTGGGTCACGAACGTCCGCGACACCTTCTACATCCTCGGGAGCGTCGTCGGGCCGCACCCGTACCCCGCGATGGTTCGCGACTTCCAGTCCATCATCGGCGAGGAGGTCAAGGTGCAGCACCAGGCGCTGGAGGGCCGGGCCGTGCCCGACGCGATCGTCGCGTGCGTCGGCGGCGGCAGCAACGCCATCGGCATCTTCGCGCCCTTCGCGTACCTCCCCGAGGACCAGCGGCCCCTCCTGATCGGCACCGAGGCCGCCGGTGAGGGCGTCGAGTCCGGCCGGCACGCCGCGAGTGTCGCCGGGGGCCGCGTCGGCGTGCTGCACGGCGCGATGATGTACCTCCTGAACGACGACGAGGGCCAGATCGTCCCCCCGCACTCCATCAGCGCGGGCCTCGACTACCCCGGCATCGGCCCCGAGCACTGCCTGTACTCCGAGACGGGTGTGGCGCAGTACTTGCCCGTCACCGACGCGCAGGCGCTGGACGCCCTGCAGCTCCTGACCCGTCTGGAGGGCATCATCCCCGCGCTGGAGACCGCGCACGCCATCCACGCCGCCGTGAACCTCGCCCGCACCATGCGCCCCGACCAGACGGTCGTCGTGAACCTGTCCGGGCGCGGCGACAAGGACGTGGCCGAGGTGATGCGCCTCCTCGACCTGGGCCGCGAGCAGGACGCCGCGCCCGCGCCCCGCACCCCGGAGGTGCACGCATGA